A genomic segment from Halorubrum depositum encodes:
- a CDS encoding acyl-CoA dehydrogenase family protein, with protein sequence MDLLDDSVVPEHARDVKAEAREFAAEHIAPNAEAYYDSGDYPWEVLEAGMDAGLVAQDIGEEYGGKGFDLAQILAIAEEFYRADAGIALTLQLASFGCEMVEQYGTDGQKEEYLRPVAENDQISGLAVSEPETGSDLAGMTTKAEKVEGGYELTGEKYWVGNAVEADWLTVYAKTGESDDRYSNYTLFIVETDSEGYEAEHIPEKMGMRASKQGHIVFEDCFVPEENVVGSEGGGFYVLADFFNHGRVVVGGHGLGLAAAAIEEAEEFVHGRNAFGRTVNEFQAVQHTLSDMRIGFESARALNWRACEKVADNEDAGYWAALAKTKSTEVATDCAEKGMKLHGGRSILIDRRIARVYRDVRIPVIYEGANDIQRNLIYRQSR encoded by the coding sequence ATGGATCTACTCGACGACAGCGTCGTGCCGGAGCACGCGCGCGACGTGAAGGCCGAGGCCCGCGAGTTCGCCGCCGAGCACATCGCGCCGAACGCCGAGGCGTACTACGACTCGGGCGACTACCCGTGGGAGGTGCTGGAGGCGGGGATGGACGCCGGGCTCGTCGCGCAAGACATCGGCGAGGAGTACGGCGGGAAGGGATTCGACCTCGCGCAGATACTCGCGATAGCGGAGGAGTTCTACCGGGCCGACGCCGGCATCGCGCTCACCCTCCAGCTCGCGAGCTTCGGCTGCGAGATGGTCGAGCAGTACGGCACCGACGGTCAGAAGGAGGAGTACCTCCGCCCGGTCGCGGAGAACGACCAGATATCGGGGCTCGCCGTCTCCGAGCCCGAGACCGGCTCCGACCTCGCCGGGATGACGACGAAGGCGGAGAAGGTCGAGGGGGGGTACGAGCTCACCGGCGAGAAGTACTGGGTCGGCAACGCGGTCGAGGCCGACTGGCTCACCGTCTACGCGAAGACCGGCGAGAGCGACGACCGCTACTCGAACTACACCCTGTTCATCGTCGAGACGGACAGCGAGGGGTACGAGGCGGAGCACATCCCGGAGAAGATGGGGATGCGCGCCTCCAAGCAGGGCCACATCGTCTTCGAGGACTGCTTCGTCCCGGAGGAGAACGTCGTCGGCAGCGAGGGCGGCGGCTTCTACGTCCTCGCGGACTTCTTCAACCACGGTCGCGTGGTCGTCGGCGGGCACGGCCTCGGGCTCGCCGCCGCCGCCATCGAGGAGGCCGAGGAGTTCGTCCACGGGCGCAACGCCTTCGGCCGCACCGTCAACGAGTTCCAGGCGGTCCAGCACACGCTCTCGGACATGCGGATCGGCTTCGAGTCGGCGCGCGCGCTCAACTGGCGCGCCTGCGAGAAGGTCGCGGACAACGAGGACGCGGGGTACTGGGCCGCGCTCGCGAAGACCAAGTCCACGGAGGTCGCCACCGACTGCGCCGAGAAGGGGATGAAGCTCCACGGCGGCCGGTCGATCCTCATCGACCGCCGGATCGCCCGCGTCTACCGCGACGTGCGCATCCCGGTGATCTACGAGGGAGCGAACGACATCCAGCGGAACCTGATCTACCGGCAGTCGCGGTAG
- the menE gene encoding o-succinylbenzoate--CoA ligase, translated as MRDWLSHRVAASPDDAALVRAEDGEAWTYTDLDRLVSETAGRLVAHGIEAGDRLGVLTPPYVGTVGLVHAAMRIGATFVPLGQGLTPRELSERIERAELSAVVCAEPTEDDALAAVDGIDDTPVFSVDDPADATVTAVHDVEPATIDPPEWEFGDHLCILFTSGTTGEPKPVPLTAGNVYSSAVASAFRLGVDPGDRWLVSLSLHHMGGLAPVYRSALYGTTLVLREGFDAGGTADDIDAYDVTGVSLVPTMLKRMLDRRGTLSDTLRAVLLGGAPAPDELLERCRDYSVPVYPTYGMTESASQIATATPRQTKGRLGTVGRPLFGTDVTVVDEDGAPVEAGETGEIVVDGPTVTPGYLERPPDPGEGAAAELDRSAFGPHGLHTGDVGRFDEDGYLYVLNRLDDRIITGGENVEPGEVSDVLRRFPTVEDVAVVGLDDETWGERVAALLAVDDGIGEQVDEAALASFARERLSGFKIPKTIALVDELPRTVSGTVDREAAREALREGGRALDPDPETELETAGFEPCDPAEPPDGDGESEGDADVDTAGDADSGGRDGDDDDPADRNGEGREDESPAAVDDEVVDAEETRGGE; from the coding sequence GTGCGCGACTGGCTGTCACACCGGGTCGCCGCCTCGCCGGACGACGCGGCGCTCGTGCGGGCCGAGGACGGCGAGGCGTGGACGTACACTGACCTCGACCGGCTCGTCTCGGAGACGGCCGGGCGCCTGGTCGCCCACGGGATCGAGGCGGGCGACAGGCTCGGCGTGCTCACGCCGCCGTACGTCGGGACGGTCGGGCTGGTCCACGCGGCGATGCGGATCGGCGCGACCTTCGTCCCGCTCGGGCAGGGACTCACGCCCAGGGAGCTCTCGGAGCGGATCGAACGGGCGGAGCTCTCGGCGGTCGTCTGCGCGGAGCCGACAGAGGACGACGCGCTGGCGGCCGTCGACGGCATCGACGACACGCCCGTCTTCTCCGTCGACGACCCCGCCGACGCGACCGTCACCGCCGTCCACGACGTGGAGCCGGCGACGATCGACCCTCCGGAGTGGGAGTTCGGCGATCACCTCTGTATCCTCTTCACCTCGGGCACGACGGGGGAGCCCAAGCCGGTGCCGCTCACCGCGGGCAACGTGTACAGCTCCGCCGTCGCCTCCGCGTTCCGGCTCGGGGTCGACCCCGGCGACCGCTGGCTCGTCTCCCTCTCGTTGCACCACATGGGCGGGCTCGCACCGGTCTACCGCTCCGCGCTGTACGGGACGACCCTCGTGCTCCGAGAGGGGTTCGACGCCGGCGGCACCGCCGACGACATCGACGCGTACGACGTGACCGGCGTCTCGCTCGTGCCGACGATGCTCAAGCGGATGCTCGACAGGCGCGGCACCCTCTCGGACACGCTCCGCGCGGTCCTGCTCGGCGGCGCGCCGGCGCCGGACGAGCTGCTGGAGCGCTGTCGGGACTACTCGGTCCCAGTCTATCCGACCTACGGGATGACCGAGTCGGCCTCGCAGATCGCGACGGCCACCCCCCGGCAGACGAAGGGCCGGCTCGGCACCGTCGGACGCCCCCTGTTCGGCACCGACGTGACGGTCGTCGACGAAGACGGCGCGCCGGTCGAGGCCGGCGAGACGGGCGAGATCGTCGTCGACGGCCCGACGGTGACGCCGGGGTACCTGGAACGCCCGCCGGACCCAGGTGAGGGGGCGGCCGCCGAGCTCGACCGCTCCGCGTTCGGTCCGCACGGGCTCCACACCGGCGACGTGGGACGGTTCGACGAGGACGGCTACCTCTACGTGCTCAACCGGCTCGACGACCGGATCATCACCGGCGGCGAGAACGTCGAGCCCGGCGAGGTGAGCGACGTGCTCCGGCGGTTCCCCACGGTCGAGGACGTCGCCGTCGTCGGCCTCGACGACGAGACGTGGGGCGAGCGGGTCGCCGCGCTGCTCGCGGTCGACGACGGGATCGGGGAGCAGGTGGACGAGGCGGCCCTCGCGTCGTTCGCGCGGGAGCGACTCAGCGGATTCAAGATCCCGAAAACGATCGCCCTCGTCGACGAGCTCCCGCGGACCGTCTCGGGCACCGTCGACCGGGAGGCCGCGCGGGAGGCGCTTCGGGAGGGGGGTCGGGCGCTGGACCCCGATCCCGAGACCGAGCTGGAGACGGCCGGCTTCGAGCCCTGCGATCCGGCCGAACCGCCGGACGGCGACGGCGAGAGCGAGGGCGACGCCGACGTCGACACCGCGGGGGACGCCGACTCCGGCGGCCGAGACGGCGACGACGACGACCCCGCCGACCGAAACGGGGAAGGCCGAGAGGACGAGAGTCCCGCCGCGGTCGACGACGAGGTCGTCGACGCCGAGGAGACGCGAGGCGGAGAATAA
- a CDS encoding universal stress protein — MYSQILVPTDGSPASDAAIEHAIDLAGQYGATLHALYVVDGAAYSTLEAGAEVVVDALESEGKEATRRVADAAERAGVDCETTVATGTAYRSIRDYADEHDVDMIVMGTHGRKGLDRYLLGSVTERVVRTSDVPVLTVRHPTDE, encoded by the coding sequence ATGTACTCGCAGATCCTCGTTCCGACCGACGGCAGTCCCGCGTCGGACGCCGCGATCGAACACGCGATCGACCTCGCCGGCCAGTACGGCGCCACGCTCCACGCGCTGTACGTCGTCGACGGCGCGGCGTACTCGACGCTCGAAGCGGGCGCCGAGGTCGTCGTCGACGCCCTCGAATCCGAGGGGAAGGAGGCCACGCGGCGGGTCGCGGACGCGGCCGAACGCGCCGGCGTGGACTGCGAGACGACCGTCGCGACGGGGACCGCGTACCGCTCGATCCGCGACTACGCCGACGAGCACGACGTCGACATGATCGTGATGGGGACGCACGGCCGGAAGGGGCTCGACCGGTACCTCCTCGGCAGCGTCACCGAGCGGGTCGTCCGGACCTCCGACGTGCCGGTGCTCACCGTTCGACACCCGACCGATGAGTGA
- a CDS encoding transcription initiation factor IIB has translation MERPSRQRQQERNTERESDETETLSCPECESEEIVTDADQELVCEDCGLVLDERNIDRGPEWRAFNHSERQSKSRVGAPITETMHDKGLTTTIDWKDKDAYGRSLSSEKRSQMHRLRKWQERIRTKDAGERNLQFALSEIDRMASALGVPRSVREVASVIYRRALNEDLIRGRSIEGVSTAALYAACRQEGIPRSLDEVADVSRVPQKEIGRTYRYISQELGLELKPVDPKQFVPRFASSLELSEEVQSKATEIIDVSAEQGLLSGKSPTGFAAAAIYAASLLCNEKKTQREVADVAQVTEVTIRNRYQEQIEAMGFR, from the coding sequence ATGGAACGTCCGAGCCGCCAGCGTCAACAGGAGCGGAACACCGAGCGAGAGTCGGACGAGACGGAGACGCTCTCCTGCCCGGAGTGCGAGTCGGAAGAGATCGTCACGGACGCCGACCAGGAGCTCGTGTGCGAGGACTGCGGGCTGGTGTTGGACGAGCGGAACATCGACCGCGGCCCGGAGTGGCGCGCGTTCAATCACTCGGAGCGGCAGTCGAAGTCGCGCGTCGGTGCCCCCATCACCGAGACGATGCACGACAAGGGGCTGACGACGACGATCGACTGGAAGGACAAGGACGCGTACGGCCGGTCGCTCTCCTCGGAGAAGCGGTCGCAGATGCACCGGCTACGGAAGTGGCAGGAGCGGATTCGGACGAAGGACGCGGGCGAGCGCAACCTCCAGTTCGCGCTCTCGGAGATCGACCGCATGGCCAGCGCGCTCGGCGTTCCGCGGTCGGTACGCGAGGTCGCCTCAGTTATCTATCGACGCGCGCTCAACGAGGACCTCATCCGCGGGCGGTCGATCGAGGGCGTCTCCACCGCCGCCCTCTACGCCGCCTGTCGGCAGGAGGGCATTCCGCGGTCGCTCGACGAGGTCGCCGACGTCTCGCGCGTGCCGCAGAAGGAGATCGGCCGGACGTACCGCTACATCTCCCAGGAGCTCGGCTTAGAGCTGAAACCCGTCGACCCCAAGCAGTTCGTTCCGCGCTTCGCCTCCTCGCTGGAGCTGAGCGAGGAGGTCCAGTCGAAGGCGACGGAGATAATCGACGTCTCCGCCGAGCAGGGACTCCTCTCCGGGAAGTCCCCGACCGGCTTCGCCGCCGCCGCGATCTACGCGGCCTCGCTTCTGTGTAACGAGAAGAAGACTCAGCGCGAGGTCGCCGACGTCGCGCAGGTGACCGAGGTCACCATCCGTAACCGCTACCAGGAGCAGATCGAAGCGATGGGGTTCCGCTAG
- a CDS encoding METTL5 family protein produces the protein MASKRSLATKLGVVAGFEEPRVALEQYPTPPDLAAHVVHLADLHGDVDGRTVLDLGTGTGMLALAAALRGPARVLGVELDRDPLITAIANQRRVAASAPVHWIQADATRLPLAVPDPVTVVMNPPFGAQDGNRNADRGFLTTASRVATVSYSVHNAGSEGFVEAFAADNGGEVTHAFAADFAIDAQFDHHEDESREVDAEVYRIEWA, from the coding sequence ATGGCGTCGAAGCGCTCGCTCGCGACGAAGCTCGGCGTCGTCGCCGGGTTCGAGGAGCCGCGCGTCGCGCTCGAACAGTACCCCACGCCGCCCGATCTGGCCGCGCACGTCGTCCACCTCGCGGACCTCCACGGCGACGTCGACGGGCGGACCGTCCTCGATCTGGGCACCGGGACGGGGATGCTCGCGCTCGCCGCCGCCCTCCGCGGCCCCGCCCGCGTCCTCGGCGTCGAGCTCGACCGCGACCCGTTGATCACCGCGATCGCCAACCAGCGCCGGGTGGCCGCGAGCGCGCCCGTTCACTGGATCCAGGCTGACGCGACGCGGCTCCCGTTGGCCGTGCCAGACCCCGTGACGGTCGTGATGAACCCCCCGTTCGGCGCGCAGGACGGGAACCGCAATGCCGACCGCGGGTTCCTGACGACGGCGAGCCGGGTCGCGACCGTCTCCTACTCGGTCCACAACGCCGGAAGCGAGGGGTTCGTCGAGGCGTTCGCGGCCGACAACGGCGGCGAGGTGACCCACGCGTTCGCCGCCGACTTCGCGATCGACGCGCAGTTCGACCACCACGAAGACGAGTCGCGCGAGGTCGACGCCGAGGTGTACCGGATCGAGTGGGCGTGA
- a CDS encoding rhomboid family intramembrane serine protease: MVSEALTSDAAHLAVGGALVAVALAVVYKTDRPNGAWTRALRSRFLLGVPWGTLVAVAGVIGVYLFVQSGLENPDRPVVIPFRSWSYLYPEGILWSSFAHAGRGHITGNLLSTLVAGGIAEYAYGHFPGGRDVDEETGTLRGAVPPRESLPSRESLRRIRFEGGAGFGLGAVGLPTLASLSALASRTDVGTLAENPYVRAFAVVPGAMALFGVVAALFALGPVIGFSGVVFALWGFALVFHPVGTIVALTGATLVNVAYETLRNPVVTAGASGFYGPPGWANVAIQDHALGLLTGVLAAAWLVRRRREGVDGDVGADIRSGAETAVDDRRTTALVAFGAVLLFGVSRRLWAVYWYLGNERYELYRALGFGLLAALAAIVALAVAGRDEPLRPDLAVPSPETVRGAVRSATPAGVGLLLLASALAVVAGPGVVPNLVAVDDGDLPGDPIEIDGYQVTYAEDVENQQVSVVDVEAFGRSTSVNTSGVIVKNADREIWTTAVSRGSLAFWEYRAVDVGGTGWRETVWVQRVGWVASNGGPAYRVDAVRNETRSTLFTSEPVRAEPRIDGRNVTVAAVEGGFELRVAHEGETERAALPAANESVALQGVAFVREDDAVFAERGETRVRIATRERYEGRQ; the protein is encoded by the coding sequence ATGGTCTCGGAGGCGCTGACGTCCGACGCCGCTCACCTCGCCGTCGGTGGCGCGCTCGTCGCCGTCGCGCTCGCCGTAGTTTATAAGACGGACCGGCCGAACGGGGCGTGGACCCGCGCGCTCCGCTCGCGCTTCCTGCTCGGCGTGCCGTGGGGGACCCTCGTCGCCGTCGCCGGCGTGATCGGGGTGTACCTCTTCGTCCAGAGCGGGCTGGAGAACCCCGACCGCCCGGTCGTGATCCCGTTCCGCTCGTGGTCGTACCTCTACCCCGAGGGGATTCTCTGGTCGAGCTTCGCGCACGCCGGCCGGGGACACATCACGGGAAACCTCCTGTCGACGCTCGTCGCGGGAGGAATCGCCGAGTACGCCTACGGTCACTTCCCCGGCGGTCGCGACGTCGACGAGGAGACGGGAACGCTGCGAGGGGCGGTTCCCCCACGCGAGTCGCTCCCCTCGCGCGAGTCGCTTCGCCGGATTCGGTTCGAGGGGGGTGCCGGGTTCGGCCTCGGTGCCGTCGGGCTCCCGACCCTCGCGTCGCTCTCGGCGCTCGCGTCGCGCACGGACGTCGGTACGCTCGCCGAGAACCCGTACGTCCGCGCGTTCGCGGTCGTGCCGGGGGCGATGGCGCTGTTCGGCGTCGTCGCCGCGCTGTTCGCGCTGGGACCGGTCATCGGGTTCTCCGGGGTCGTCTTCGCGCTGTGGGGGTTCGCGCTCGTCTTCCACCCCGTCGGCACGATCGTGGCGCTCACGGGCGCGACGCTGGTGAACGTCGCCTACGAGACCCTCCGGAATCCGGTCGTCACCGCCGGGGCGAGCGGCTTCTACGGGCCGCCGGGATGGGCGAACGTCGCGATCCAGGACCACGCGCTCGGACTCCTCACAGGGGTCCTCGCCGCGGCGTGGCTGGTCCGGCGGCGGCGGGAAGGAGTCGACGGCGACGTCGGCGCCGACATCCGATCTGGAGCTGAAACCGCCGTCGACGACCGCCGAACGACCGCTCTCGTCGCGTTCGGGGCGGTCCTCCTCTTCGGCGTCTCCCGTCGGCTCTGGGCGGTGTACTGGTACCTCGGGAACGAGCGGTACGAGCTGTATCGGGCGCTGGGGTTCGGACTGCTCGCGGCGCTCGCCGCGATCGTCGCGCTCGCGGTCGCGGGACGGGACGAGCCGCTGCGGCCCGACCTGGCCGTGCCGTCGCCCGAGACGGTCCGGGGGGCCGTCCGGTCCGCCACGCCGGCCGGGGTCGGCCTCCTGTTGCTCGCGTCGGCGCTGGCGGTCGTCGCCGGGCCGGGCGTGGTCCCGAACCTCGTCGCCGTCGACGACGGCGACCTGCCGGGCGATCCGATCGAGATCGACGGATACCAGGTGACGTACGCGGAGGACGTGGAGAATCAGCAGGTGAGCGTCGTCGACGTCGAGGCGTTCGGCCGGTCGACGAGCGTCAACACCTCGGGGGTGATCGTGAAGAACGCGGACCGGGAGATCTGGACGACGGCGGTCTCGCGGGGGAGCCTCGCCTTCTGGGAGTACCGCGCCGTCGACGTGGGCGGGACGGGGTGGCGCGAGACCGTCTGGGTCCAGCGGGTCGGCTGGGTGGCGTCGAACGGCGGACCGGCCTACCGGGTCGACGCGGTCCGGAACGAGACGCGCTCGACGCTGTTCACGAGCGAGCCGGTGCGGGCGGAGCCGCGGATCGACGGGCGCAACGTCACCGTCGCCGCCGTCGAGGGGGGGTTCGAGCTGCGCGTCGCCCACGAGGGCGAGACCGAACGGGCGGCGCTCCCCGCGGCGAACGAGTCGGTGGCGCTGCAGGGCGTCGCGTTCGTCCGGGAGGACGACGCCGTGTTCGCGGAGCGCGGGGAGACGCGGGTGCGGATCGCGACGCGGGAGCGGTACGAGGGGCGGCAGTGA
- a CDS encoding UPF0058 family protein: MHKDELLELHEQMVTIMEHFRSHETVDGSLFDPYDELEVDPSHVHKSKSEHKHAVFVLGNALANAMSEDEFSPAGRVGKRMEELADDAESKI; the protein is encoded by the coding sequence ATGCACAAAGACGAGCTCCTCGAACTCCACGAACAGATGGTGACGATCATGGAGCACTTCCGCTCGCACGAGACCGTCGACGGCTCGCTGTTCGACCCGTACGACGAGCTGGAGGTCGACCCCTCGCACGTCCACAAGTCGAAGAGCGAGCACAAACACGCCGTGTTCGTGCTCGGCAACGCCCTGGCGAACGCGATGAGCGAGGACGAGTTCTCCCCCGCCGGCCGCGTCGGGAAGCGCATGGAGGAGCTCGCGGACGACGCCGAGAGCAAGATCTGA
- a CDS encoding DUF7120 family protein — MPRVEITVPEHLEMQIAQMVEQGEFLNREEAVEELLSTGIKAYKTSGPRDEDDSGGFEDEGMMGHEDEYVF; from the coding sequence ATGCCACGAGTAGAGATAACCGTGCCGGAGCATCTGGAGATGCAGATCGCCCAGATGGTCGAGCAGGGAGAGTTCCTCAACCGGGAGGAGGCGGTGGAAGAGCTCCTTTCGACGGGAATCAAGGCGTACAAGACGAGCGGACCGAGAGACGAGGACGACTCCGGCGGGTTCGAGGACGAGGGCATGATGGGCCACGAAGACGAGTACGTGTTCTGA
- a CDS encoding sulfite oxidase-like oxidoreductase, protein MSGSGASDAAAETDGDVDDLTGLYREYGDDRLPPGQRETDRFPVLSKSGTPSWSPETFAFEVWGAVDDPLAYSLSEFRELPAVTQRQDFHCVTGWSKFDCEFTGVEFAEIVDRAGVRDDVEHVLFHALDGYTTNLSLDECTRDGVLFAYGYDGDDLPADHGGPIRVVTPHKYAYKGAKWVSGVEFLTEKELGYWEKRGYSDTANPWNEERYG, encoded by the coding sequence ATGAGTGGATCCGGCGCCTCGGACGCCGCGGCCGAGACCGACGGCGATGTCGACGACCTCACCGGGCTCTACCGCGAGTACGGCGACGACCGACTCCCCCCGGGCCAGCGCGAGACCGACCGGTTCCCGGTGCTCTCGAAGAGCGGGACGCCCTCGTGGAGCCCCGAGACGTTCGCGTTCGAGGTCTGGGGCGCCGTCGACGACCCCCTCGCGTACTCGCTCTCGGAGTTCCGCGAGCTTCCGGCCGTCACCCAGCGACAGGACTTCCACTGCGTGACCGGGTGGAGCAAGTTCGACTGCGAGTTCACCGGCGTCGAGTTCGCCGAGATCGTCGACCGCGCCGGGGTCCGCGACGACGTCGAACACGTCCTCTTCCACGCGCTCGACGGCTACACCACGAACCTCTCGCTCGACGAGTGCACGCGCGACGGCGTCCTGTTCGCGTACGGCTACGACGGCGACGACCTCCCCGCGGACCACGGCGGACCGATCAGGGTCGTCACCCCGCACAAGTACGCGTACAAGGGCGCCAAGTGGGTCTCGGGGGTCGAGTTCCTCACGGAGAAGGAGCTCGGCTACTGGGAGAAGCGCGGCTACAGCGACACCGCGAACCCGTGGAACGAGGAGCGGTACGGCTGA